In Halovivax gelatinilyticus, the following are encoded in one genomic region:
- a CDS encoding competence/damage-inducible protein A: protein MDVAILTVGDELLAGETTNTNASWLAREITDRGGRVRRIVTVPDERTVIERQVRRLGNRYDALIVTGGLGGTPDDVTMDAVASALDRPLRVDDSVRAHQRTNRERLREQRPDFAEKYDLGRHAIERSNVPSGARTITTDEGWAPSVVVDGVYVFPGIPAELRAAFATVADEFGGDVRHRSVHTPVPEGALSDLLEAVRARFDVSVGSYPGTERSPGRIRVTGSDRESIDDAIEWIESNVETVDEPPEGG from the coding sequence ATGGACGTAGCCATCCTGACGGTCGGGGACGAGCTCCTCGCCGGGGAGACGACGAACACGAACGCGTCGTGGCTCGCCCGCGAGATTACGGATCGAGGCGGGCGAGTTCGACGGATCGTCACCGTTCCCGACGAACGAACCGTGATCGAGCGACAGGTCCGTCGCCTGGGCAATCGGTACGACGCCCTCATCGTCACCGGCGGCCTCGGGGGTACGCCAGACGACGTGACGATGGACGCGGTCGCGTCGGCGCTCGATCGACCGCTCCGCGTCGACGACTCGGTTCGAGCGCACCAGCGAACCAACCGAGAGCGCCTCCGCGAACAGCGCCCTGATTTCGCCGAAAAATACGACCTTGGGCGACACGCTATCGAGCGGTCGAACGTGCCGTCTGGCGCCCGAACGATCACGACGGACGAGGGATGGGCGCCATCGGTCGTCGTCGACGGTGTGTACGTCTTCCCGGGGATTCCGGCTGAACTTAGAGCGGCGTTTGCTACAGTCGCCGACGAATTCGGCGGTGACGTTCGACACCGATCCGTCCACACGCCCGTTCCGGAGGGGGCACTGTCGGATTTGCTCGAAGCCGTTCGAGCTCGATTCGACGTCTCGGTCGGTAGCTATCCGGGAACGGAGAGATCGCCGGGTCGGATTCGAGTCACCGGGTCCGACCGGGAATCGATCGACGACGCCATCGAGTGGATCGAGTCGAACGTGGAAACGGTCGACGAACCACCGGAAGGCGGTTGA
- the gcvH gene encoding glycine cleavage system protein GcvH, with protein MSFDVPADRQYLESHEWAAESDGTVRIGISDFAQDELGDVVFVELPQSGETVEADDNFGVIESIKAVSDLYAPVGGEVVAVNDRLFDEPELVNDDPYGEGWMIELEATDESESLLSADEYEAQIA; from the coding sequence ATGAGCTTCGACGTTCCAGCGGACCGACAGTACCTCGAATCGCACGAATGGGCGGCCGAATCCGACGGGACGGTTCGGATCGGCATCTCGGATTTCGCCCAGGACGAACTCGGAGACGTCGTCTTCGTCGAACTGCCACAGTCCGGAGAGACCGTCGAAGCCGACGACAATTTCGGCGTAATCGAATCCATCAAAGCGGTGTCCGACCTGTACGCGCCGGTCGGCGGAGAAGTCGTCGCCGTCAACGACCGGCTGTTCGACGAGCCGGAACTCGTCAACGACGACCCCTACGGTGAGGGCTGGATGATCGAACTCGAGGCGACAGACGAATCCGAGTCGCTTCTCTCAGCGGACGAGTACGAAGCACAGATCGCGTAA
- a CDS encoding replication factor C large subunit gives MSDWTEKYRPTTLSAVRGNDKARDSLREWAETWEDHRKAVIVHGSPGVGKTSAAHALGNDMDWPVMELNASDHRGKDVIERVAGEASKSGTLTGGTGGRRLLILDEADNFHGNADYGGSRAVTDVVKSADQPMVLVANEFYDMSNSLRNACETIEFRDVGARSIVPVLRDICRKEDIEFETEALEAIAQGTSGDLRSAVNDLQAIAERTERLTREDVVTGERDRTEGIFEFLDTLIKEADAEAALKASYDVDETPDDLINWIEDNVPKDYRGGELADAYGYLANADRWLGRVRSTQNYSYWRYVTDNMTAGVAASRREPKGGWTRYGPPSYWSKLGRTRSSRDTRDSIAERIAEREGTSVATARNELLPYLSTMTHHCRNRDLTVRMTAAYDLDASEVSFVTGSGAETNKVENVVDDARERREEATVEHSGDAFLDAVRTDADGESDDRETLGDADSDDADAATNDDGVEDDSTANGSGADDDQSGLGDFL, from the coding sequence ATGAGTGACTGGACCGAGAAGTACCGTCCGACGACGCTCTCGGCGGTACGGGGAAACGACAAGGCTCGTGATTCCCTGCGCGAGTGGGCTGAAACCTGGGAGGACCACCGAAAGGCGGTGATCGTCCACGGCAGTCCGGGCGTCGGGAAGACGTCGGCGGCACACGCACTGGGCAACGACATGGACTGGCCCGTGATGGAGTTGAACGCGAGCGATCATCGGGGAAAGGACGTGATCGAGCGCGTCGCCGGCGAAGCGTCGAAATCGGGCACGCTCACCGGCGGGACGGGCGGACGACGGTTGTTGATCTTAGACGAGGCGGACAACTTCCACGGGAACGCAGATTACGGCGGTTCGCGCGCTGTCACTGACGTCGTCAAGTCCGCCGATCAGCCGATGGTACTCGTGGCCAACGAGTTCTACGACATGAGCAACTCGCTCAGAAACGCCTGCGAGACGATCGAGTTTCGAGACGTCGGCGCTCGATCGATCGTTCCGGTGCTTCGAGACATCTGTCGAAAAGAAGATATCGAGTTCGAAACGGAGGCCCTCGAGGCCATCGCGCAGGGAACGAGCGGCGACTTGCGTTCGGCGGTCAACGACCTCCAGGCGATCGCCGAACGCACGGAACGGCTGACGCGCGAAGACGTCGTCACCGGCGAGCGCGACCGGACGGAAGGGATATTCGAGTTTCTCGACACACTGATCAAGGAGGCGGACGCCGAGGCTGCGTTGAAGGCTTCGTACGACGTCGACGAGACGCCGGACGATCTGATCAACTGGATCGAGGACAACGTTCCGAAAGATTATCGCGGCGGCGAACTCGCGGACGCGTACGGCTACCTGGCGAACGCCGACCGCTGGCTCGGACGCGTCCGGTCGACGCAGAATTACTCGTACTGGCGATACGTAACGGACAATATGACGGCCGGGGTCGCCGCCTCGCGACGCGAACCCAAGGGTGGATGGACGCGCTACGGGCCGCCCAGTTACTGGTCGAAACTTGGCCGAACGCGAAGTAGTCGCGACACCCGGGACTCGATCGCAGAGCGGATTGCCGAACGCGAAGGAACGAGCGTCGCCACCGCGCGGAACGAACTCCTTCCGTACCTCTCGACGATGACCCACCACTGTCGAAATCGTGATCTCACCGTTCGAATGACTGCGGCGTACGACCTCGACGCGTCCGAGGTCTCGTTCGTCACCGGAAGCGGAGCGGAGACGAACAAGGTGGAAAACGTCGTCGACGACGCTCGCGAGCGACGTGAGGAGGCAACCGTCGAACACTCCGGCGACGCCTTCCTCGACGCGGTTCGGACGGACGCCGACGGCGAATCCGACGATCGCGAGACCCTCGGTGACGCTGACTCGGATGACGCGGACGCGGCCACGAACGACGACGGTGTCGAGGACGATTCGACGGCGAACGGCTCCGGGGCTGACGACGACCAGTCCGGCCTCGGTGATTTTCTCTAA
- a CDS encoding metal-dependent hydrolase yields the protein MPSTVVHVGLAGLLGIALLGDRFDTRAIVVVMAATALIDLDTLVGIYWQGAHRAVFHNVFVVLIPAIVLYWDVNWRETSFVRSRWGAYGYHVAWVTLVCVFVAHILLDAFYNGVALFWPLDTTFYDLSGEFYLSNHDGIVQTFVEISTNDGSPSVDDSSVRGTTADTHYYTGFDPGPDAEPDTERIFPIASSGELFVTALAGYLAVGYRVWDDLRSPGEDE from the coding sequence ATGCCTTCGACCGTGGTGCACGTCGGGTTGGCGGGGCTTCTGGGGATCGCTCTTCTGGGCGATCGATTCGATACCCGGGCGATCGTCGTCGTGATGGCGGCGACGGCCCTCATCGATCTCGATACGCTCGTCGGGATCTACTGGCAGGGTGCTCATCGGGCGGTGTTTCACAACGTCTTCGTCGTGTTGATTCCGGCGATCGTCCTCTACTGGGACGTCAACTGGCGAGAAACGTCGTTCGTCCGCTCGCGATGGGGCGCGTACGGCTATCACGTCGCCTGGGTGACGCTGGTTTGCGTGTTCGTCGCTCACATACTGCTCGACGCGTTTTACAACGGCGTCGCGCTGTTCTGGCCGCTCGATACCACCTTTTACGATCTTTCCGGTGAGTTCTACCTCTCGAATCACGACGGAATCGTCCAGACGTTCGTCGAGATCTCGACGAACGACGGATCGCCATCAGTTGACGACTCGAGCGTGAGAGGAACGACGGCCGATACGCACTACTACACCGGATTCGATCCCGGGCCCGACGCCGAGCCGGATACCGAACGTATCTTCCCCATCGCCTCCTCCGGCGAACTCTTCGTTACCGCGCTCGCGGGCTACCTTGCGGTCGGGTATCGCGTCTGGGATGATCTCCGATCTCCCGGTGAGGACGAGTGA
- a CDS encoding helix-turn-helix domain-containing protein produces the protein MAERATREALAEKIAGEITLSSDPGATLRKWRTDFDVSQTRLAQELDVSSSVISDYESGRRESPGIGVVRRLVTGLLSIDERRGGERIRQYGRVLSAGFESDVVYDLREYATARPIAEVFRRVDATQITSGNHDRISGHTVIDSIRAITRLSSEEFIRLYGQSTNRALVFTGVTRGESPLVALRVVNPTPNAVILHGIEPADLWDHAADLARIDGYSLAVTTMSIDSMLDELGTIE, from the coding sequence ATGGCCGAGCGAGCCACTCGAGAGGCACTCGCTGAAAAGATCGCCGGTGAGATAACGCTGAGTAGCGATCCAGGTGCGACTCTCAGAAAGTGGCGAACGGATTTCGACGTCTCACAGACGAGACTGGCCCAGGAACTCGACGTCTCCTCGTCGGTCATCTCCGACTACGAGAGCGGTCGCCGGGAGAGTCCGGGAATCGGCGTCGTCCGGCGACTCGTTACCGGATTGCTCTCGATCGACGAGCGCCGGGGCGGCGAACGCATCAGACAGTACGGGCGCGTGCTCTCGGCCGGCTTCGAGAGCGACGTCGTCTACGATCTCCGTGAGTACGCCACCGCCCGTCCGATCGCGGAGGTCTTTCGACGGGTCGACGCCACCCAGATTACGTCCGGAAACCACGACCGCATCAGCGGCCACACCGTCATCGACAGTATTCGGGCCATCACACGACTCTCGAGTGAGGAGTTTATTCGACTCTACGGACAATCGACCAATCGAGCGCTCGTGTTCACCGGTGTTACGCGCGGAGAGTCTCCACTCGTGGCCCTTCGAGTCGTCAACCCGACCCCGAACGCGGTTATTTTACACGGCATCGAACCAGCCGACCTCTGGGATCACGCAGCCGACCTGGCGCGAATCGACGGCTACTCGCTCGCCGTCACCACGATGTCGATCGACTCGATGCTCGACGAACTGGGAACGATCGAGTGA
- the gcvT gene encoding glycine cleavage system aminomethyltransferase GcvT, whose amino-acid sequence MSLQSPPLRGVHDDRGATFTEFGGWEMPVEFDGIRTEHEAVRDDAGVFDVSHMGQIEVRGPDALPLMNRLTTNDASRLDPGHSQYAAITDEDGVMIDDTVVYRLPDRDGERVYLFVPNAGSDEAMTERWESSRESLDLDAAVENVTHEYGMIAVQGPNTPDIVTDAVDESDTVAALDRFTATDATVRGVECWIARTGYTGEDGFELIFPADDATAVWDEFVPACQPCGLGARDTLRLEAGYLLSGQDFDPDDNPRTPYEAGIGFAVALETDFVGRDALQTQNEDGVDENLVGFGLDERGIARHGYDVESIDGDVIGTVTSGTMSPTLDRAIGLAYVPVEYADPGTELSISVRGRTKRAKVEPIPFIDTV is encoded by the coding sequence ATGTCGCTTCAGTCACCGCCATTGCGCGGGGTCCACGACGACAGGGGTGCCACTTTTACCGAGTTCGGCGGCTGGGAGATGCCGGTCGAGTTCGACGGGATCCGCACCGAACACGAAGCCGTCAGAGACGATGCCGGGGTGTTCGACGTCTCTCACATGGGTCAGATCGAGGTGCGCGGACCGGACGCCCTCCCGCTGATGAATCGACTCACGACGAACGACGCCTCTCGACTCGATCCGGGCCACTCTCAGTACGCCGCGATCACCGACGAGGATGGAGTCATGATCGACGACACGGTCGTCTACCGCTTACCGGATCGCGACGGTGAACGCGTCTATCTGTTCGTTCCGAACGCGGGGTCGGACGAGGCGATGACCGAGCGGTGGGAATCGAGCCGTGAGTCACTCGACCTCGACGCCGCCGTCGAGAACGTGACCCACGAGTACGGAATGATCGCCGTCCAGGGGCCGAATACACCCGATATCGTTACCGACGCGGTCGACGAATCGGATACGGTTGCGGCGCTGGATCGATTCACGGCGACGGACGCGACCGTCCGGGGCGTCGAGTGTTGGATCGCTCGAACGGGATATACGGGCGAAGACGGATTCGAACTCATCTTTCCGGCCGACGATGCGACCGCGGTCTGGGACGAGTTCGTCCCGGCCTGTCAGCCCTGCGGACTCGGCGCGAGAGACACGTTGCGTCTCGAAGCGGGCTACCTACTCTCCGGGCAGGACTTCGACCCCGACGACAATCCGCGGACGCCGTACGAAGCCGGTATCGGTTTCGCCGTCGCGCTCGAGACGGATTTCGTCGGTCGCGATGCCCTCCAGACGCAGAACGAGGACGGTGTCGACGAGAACCTCGTCGGGTTCGGGCTCGACGAACGCGGTATCGCTCGACACGGGTACGACGTCGAATCGATCGATGGTGACGTGATCGGAACCGTGACCAGCGGGACGATGAGTCCGACGCTCGATCGGGCGATCGGACTCGCCTACGTTCCGGTCGAGTACGCCGATCCAGGCACCGAACTTTCGATCTCCGTGCGAGGTCGAACGAAAAGAGCAAAGGTTGAACCCATCCCATTTATCGATACAGTATAA
- the hisC gene encoding histidinol-phosphate transaminase, which produces MQPRDLSTHATYEAGRGIEEVARELGRDPDEFVKLASNENPHGPSPRAVETLREHVENVHTYPKAAHADLTEAIAERWNLDPSQVWLANGGDGAIDYLSRAMLEPGDRILVPEPGFAYYAMSARFHHGRVETYALERETDFAQDAPTVLSVYDGHRIVYLTSPHNPTGSTIALEDVREIAAETDDSTLVVVDEAYGEFADVSSARSLIAIEAKPEGRDDVAVLRTFSKAFGLAGLRLGYALVPPAWADAYARVTTPFAASEPACRAGLTALSDDEHVAETVESARWARAYMNDHLDAPVVAGQGNFVLVTVGDASDVSDRLQSRGIIVRDCTSFGLPEYVRISCGTESETRRAVAALNEVLADRPPSDTDESDDGVIDS; this is translated from the coding sequence ATGCAGCCACGAGACCTCTCGACCCACGCCACGTACGAAGCGGGTCGGGGAATCGAGGAGGTCGCGCGGGAACTCGGTCGCGACCCGGACGAATTCGTGAAGCTGGCGTCCAACGAGAACCCGCACGGACCGTCGCCGCGGGCCGTCGAGACGCTCCGTGAACACGTCGAGAACGTTCACACGTATCCGAAGGCCGCTCACGCCGATCTCACCGAGGCGATCGCCGAGCGATGGAACCTGGATCCGTCCCAGGTATGGCTCGCGAACGGCGGAGACGGGGCCATCGATTACCTCTCGCGGGCGATGCTCGAACCTGGCGATCGGATCCTGGTTCCGGAACCGGGATTCGCCTACTACGCCATGAGCGCGCGATTTCACCACGGTCGCGTCGAGACCTACGCGCTGGAGCGAGAAACTGACTTCGCACAGGACGCGCCGACGGTGCTTTCGGTGTACGATGGCCACCGGATCGTCTATCTCACCAGTCCGCACAATCCGACCGGGTCGACCATCGCGCTCGAGGACGTCCGCGAGATCGCGGCGGAGACGGACGACTCGACGCTCGTCGTGGTCGACGAAGCGTACGGCGAATTCGCCGACGTCTCGAGCGCCCGTTCGCTCATCGCGATCGAGGCAAAACCCGAAGGCCGTGACGACGTCGCGGTGCTTCGGACCTTTTCGAAAGCGTTCGGGTTAGCCGGGCTCAGACTCGGATACGCCCTCGTTCCGCCCGCGTGGGCCGACGCTTACGCCAGGGTGACGACGCCGTTCGCGGCGAGCGAACCGGCCTGTCGCGCCGGGCTCACGGCGCTCTCCGATGACGAACACGTCGCCGAGACCGTCGAGTCAGCGCGCTGGGCACGGGCGTACATGAACGACCACCTCGACGCGCCAGTCGTGGCGGGTCAGGGTAACTTCGTCCTCGTCACGGTCGGAGACGCGAGTGACGTTTCAGACCGGTTGCAATCGCGGGGGATCATCGTCCGCGACTGTACGAGTTTCGGCCTCCCCGAGTACGTACGTATCTCCTGTGGGACCGAATCGGAGACCAGACGAGCCGTCGCCGCGCTCAACGAGGTTCTCGCCGACCGTCCGCCGTCTGACACTGACGAATCCGACGACGGGGTGATCGACTCGTGA
- a CDS encoding GNAT family N-acetyltransferase, producing the protein MTIDVRPYRPATDEAALWRMKEAFERELGSKTGGADKRETYEAKLDADYRARYGSWVDRCLADEPDAITVATDGAEPVGYVFVLPETLSMIWDAGVLNEIYVEPSYRGTGVADRLIERAMDVVRSQSLPIDRLVLDVDPDNDRAYEFYRRHGFDSWGEMVAVEL; encoded by the coding sequence ATGACTATCGACGTCAGACCCTATCGGCCCGCGACCGACGAGGCGGCGCTCTGGCGCATGAAGGAAGCGTTCGAGCGGGAACTGGGATCGAAGACTGGCGGAGCAGACAAACGCGAAACGTACGAGGCGAAACTCGATGCCGATTACCGGGCCCGATACGGTTCGTGGGTCGACCGATGTCTCGCCGACGAGCCGGACGCGATCACGGTGGCCACCGACGGAGCGGAGCCGGTCGGGTACGTTTTCGTTCTCCCGGAAACCCTCTCGATGATCTGGGACGCCGGTGTGTTGAACGAGATTTACGTCGAGCCCTCCTATCGGGGAACTGGCGTCGCCGATCGCCTGATCGAGCGCGCGATGGACGTCGTCAGGTCCCAGTCGCTCCCGATCGATCGACTCGTGCTGGACGTCGATCCGGACAACGATCGGGCATACGAGTTTTACCGCAGACACGGGTTCGATTCGTGGGGCGAGATGGTCGCCGTAGAACTGTAG
- a CDS encoding adenylate kinase family protein, with product MRVAITGTPGTGKTTATKLVHGRLDEYDVVHVNDVIETESLYTDVDEERDSVIADIPAIERHLDGRDDVVFESHLAHHLPADRVVVLRCAPADLEARLTDRGESDAKARENAESEALDVILAEAVDQHGFEAIYEIETTDAPPEAVADEIEAVISGERAPSAGDVDYVGYLA from the coding sequence GTGAGGGTCGCGATAACGGGGACGCCTGGAACCGGTAAAACGACGGCGACGAAACTGGTGCACGGCCGTCTCGACGAATACGACGTCGTCCACGTCAACGACGTCATCGAGACGGAGTCTCTGTATACAGATGTCGATGAAGAACGTGACAGCGTCATCGCCGACATTCCGGCGATCGAACGCCACCTCGATGGACGGGATGACGTCGTGTTCGAATCTCATCTGGCCCACCACCTGCCGGCCGACCGCGTCGTCGTCCTTCGGTGCGCGCCAGCGGACTTAGAAGCGCGGTTAACGGACAGGGGAGAATCCGACGCCAAAGCCAGAGAGAACGCCGAGAGCGAGGCTCTGGACGTAATTCTCGCGGAGGCGGTCGATCAGCACGGGTTCGAGGCGATCTACGAGATAGAAACGACCGACGCGCCACCGGAGGCGGTCGCCGACGAAATCGAGGCCGTGATATCGGGTGAGCGAGCGCCAAGTGCGGGCGACGTAGACTACGTGGGGTACCTCGCGTGA
- a CDS encoding multiprotein bridging factor aMBF1 codes for MVQCEMCGAETGSPRKIKVEGAKLDVCSNCTDFGTEVQTPGSTSSTSTKYSTSSSGGGQSNSSSSSTSGSAGTGGGGRSGGSSSRSDMFDEMDELAADYDDRIRSAREDAGLSQSDLANELNEKASLIRKLERGETLPSDRVQSKLERYFDVSLTGERDAPDDTEWEGGSSTGSYTLGDVVKRKD; via the coding sequence ATGGTTCAGTGTGAGATGTGTGGCGCCGAGACGGGCTCTCCGAGGAAGATCAAAGTCGAAGGCGCGAAACTGGACGTCTGTTCGAACTGCACCGATTTCGGTACCGAGGTGCAGACGCCGGGGTCGACGTCGAGTACGTCGACGAAGTATTCGACGAGTTCGAGCGGCGGCGGTCAGTCAAACAGTTCGTCGAGTTCGACGTCGGGGTCCGCCGGTACGGGAGGCGGCGGTCGCTCCGGCGGTAGCTCGTCCCGATCCGATATGTTCGACGAAATGGACGAACTGGCCGCAGACTACGACGATCGGATACGGTCGGCTCGCGAAGACGCTGGACTCAGCCAATCTGATCTCGCAAACGAGCTAAACGAAAAGGCGAGCCTCATCCGCAAACTAGAGCGAGGTGAAACGTTGCCGAGCGATCGCGTCCAGTCGAAACTGGAGCGATACTTCGACGTCTCGTTAACCGGCGAGCGGGACGCTCCGGACGATACCGAGTGGGAAGGCGGCTCCTCGACCGGCAGTTACACCCTCGGTGACGTGGTCAAACGGAAAGACTGA
- the tpiA gene encoding triose-phosphate isomerase, with amino-acid sequence MFVLVNCKTYPCDPMAVARAAARVEDQTDARLAIAPQTPSLADVSETGVETWAQHVDPIKPGSNTGSTLAESVAAAGAAGTLLNHSERRLKLADIDSAIRACQRTGLETIVCANNPAQCGAVAALGPDSIAVEPPELIGTGTPVSKADPDIVEDAVAAVTAVDDSIDVLCGAGISTGADVMAASELGADGVLLASGVAKADDPQAALSGLVDPL; translated from the coding sequence ATGTTCGTTCTCGTCAACTGTAAGACGTACCCGTGTGATCCGATGGCTGTCGCTCGGGCGGCTGCCAGGGTGGAAGATCAGACCGACGCGAGACTCGCTATCGCGCCACAGACACCATCACTGGCCGATGTTTCTGAGACTGGCGTCGAAACCTGGGCGCAGCACGTCGATCCGATCAAGCCCGGAAGTAACACCGGCTCGACGCTCGCCGAATCAGTCGCCGCGGCGGGAGCGGCGGGGACGCTGCTCAATCACTCCGAACGGCGGCTGAAACTGGCGGATATCGATTCTGCGATTCGTGCGTGTCAGCGCACAGGACTGGAGACGATCGTCTGTGCGAACAATCCCGCTCAGTGCGGTGCGGTCGCGGCGCTCGGTCCGGATTCGATCGCCGTCGAACCGCCGGAACTCATCGGAACGGGGACGCCCGTGAGCAAGGCAGATCCGGACATCGTCGAGGATGCGGTCGCCGCCGTCACCGCCGTCGATGACTCGATCGACGTGCTCTGTGGAGCCGGGATTTCGACGGGGGCGGACGTTATGGCAGCTAGCGAACTCGGTGCAGATGGCGTGTTACTCGCGAGCGGTGTCGCGAAAGCGGACGACCCGCAAGCGGCGCTTTCTGGCCTCGTAGACCCGCTGTAA
- a CDS encoding CDP-alcohol phosphatidyltransferase family protein — translation MTLDQLRPYVSGAIKPFVVGFDRIGFSPDGVSVVAFLMAGGAAGAFYLGGVEAHWWYGVGAFLVFLNGWLDVVDGALARRQEVASASGDLLDHVLDRYADVVIIGGIAAGLGEYLLGFLAVTGVLLTSYLGTQAQAVGLDRVYGGLVGRADRLAIIGIAGFVVVAIPTTYRGFDLMGWLLVFLAVVGHLTAVQRFYYAWRALDD, via the coding sequence GTGACGCTCGATCAGTTGCGGCCGTACGTTTCGGGGGCGATCAAGCCCTTCGTCGTCGGATTCGACCGCATCGGGTTCTCGCCGGACGGCGTGAGTGTCGTGGCGTTTCTCATGGCCGGCGGAGCTGCGGGTGCGTTCTACCTCGGCGGCGTCGAGGCCCACTGGTGGTACGGCGTCGGTGCGTTCCTCGTCTTTTTGAACGGCTGGCTCGACGTCGTCGACGGTGCGCTGGCTCGCAGACAGGAGGTCGCATCGGCGAGCGGCGACCTCCTCGATCACGTGCTCGACCGATACGCGGACGTGGTGATCATCGGGGGCATCGCCGCCGGCCTCGGGGAGTACCTGCTCGGATTTCTCGCCGTCACCGGCGTTCTCCTGACGTCGTACCTCGGCACGCAAGCGCAGGCGGTCGGCCTCGATCGGGTGTACGGCGGCCTGGTCGGCCGGGCGGATCGCCTCGCGATCATCGGCATCGCCGGGTTCGTCGTCGTGGCTATCCCGACGACCTATCGCGGCTTCGATCTGATGGGCTGGCTGCTCGTCTTCCTGGCCGTCGTCGGCCACCTGACGGCCGTTCAGCGGTTCTACTACGCCTGGCGAGCGCTTGACGATTGA